A DNA window from Actinomadura luzonensis contains the following coding sequences:
- a CDS encoding carboxymuconolactone decarboxylase family protein has translation MIKNVTPDVSSAMSALHEAAFTAADAAGVEPELLQLIKIRASQINGCSSSLARHTRAARAAGQSEQRLRDVRAWRNSKVLTRREQAALSLTEAITLVFAGQVPDSVYAEAARVFDETQLAALIWAATVINAHNRIAIATRLEGSGAPPVAAAG, from the coding sequence GTGATCAAGAACGTGACCCCGGACGTCTCCAGCGCGATGAGCGCCCTGCACGAGGCCGCCTTCACCGCGGCCGACGCGGCGGGCGTCGAGCCGGAGCTGCTCCAGCTGATCAAGATCCGCGCGTCCCAGATCAACGGCTGCTCGTCGTCGCTGGCCCGCCACACGCGGGCCGCGCGGGCGGCCGGCCAGAGCGAGCAGCGCCTGCGCGACGTGCGGGCCTGGCGCAACAGCAAGGTGCTGACCCGCCGGGAGCAGGCCGCGCTGTCGCTCACCGAGGCGATCACGCTGGTCTTCGCCGGCCAGGTCCCCGACAGCGTGTACGCCGAGGCGGCCCGCGTCTTCGACGAGACCCAGCTCGCGGCGCTGATCTGGGCCGCGACCGTGATCAACGCCCACAACCGCATCGCGATCGCCACCCGCCTGGAGGGCAGCGGCGCGCCCCCGGTCGCCGCCGCCGGCTGA
- a CDS encoding ABC transporter permease, whose product MTATRTPGTAGAVARAVPRPGRAGGRLVALARHSLALAGRSVRKTLRTPEQLLDVTLQPIVFVVIYVFLLGGAVAGSTGDYLQFLLPAIMVQTVLFGGMATGVSLNTDIKKGVFDRFRSLPISRAAPLIGSVLGDLIRYVVAVVVLLGFGYALGFRARTGVVPVVAACLLAIFLAFCVSWAFVLLGMLMREPGGVQGTAFLVLFPLTFGTSMITPKDTLPGWLQTWVSINPVNHAMDAARALMLGGEAATGVWWTLASGVLMLAVFAPLAVAAYRRRA is encoded by the coding sequence ATGACCGCCACGAGGACACCCGGCACCGCCGGCGCCGTGGCGCGCGCCGTTCCCCGCCCCGGCCGGGCGGGCGGGCGCCTGGTCGCCCTGGCCCGGCACAGCCTGGCGCTGGCCGGCCGCAGCGTCCGCAAGACCCTGCGCACCCCCGAGCAGCTGCTGGACGTCACCCTGCAGCCGATCGTGTTCGTCGTCATCTACGTGTTCCTGCTCGGCGGCGCGGTCGCCGGCTCGACGGGCGACTACCTGCAGTTCCTGCTGCCCGCGATCATGGTGCAGACCGTGCTGTTCGGCGGCATGGCCACCGGCGTCAGCCTCAACACCGACATCAAGAAGGGCGTCTTCGACCGGTTCCGCAGCCTGCCGATCAGCCGCGCCGCGCCGCTCATCGGCTCGGTGCTCGGCGACCTCATCCGGTACGTCGTCGCGGTCGTGGTGCTGCTCGGCTTCGGCTACGCGCTGGGCTTCCGGGCGCGGACGGGAGTGGTGCCCGTGGTGGCGGCCTGCCTGCTGGCGATCTTCCTGGCGTTCTGCGTGAGCTGGGCGTTCGTGCTGCTGGGCATGCTGATGCGGGAGCCGGGCGGCGTGCAGGGGACGGCGTTCCTGGTGTTGTTCCCGCTGACGTTCGGCACCAGCATGATCACGCCGAAGGACACGCTGCCCGGCTGGCTGCAGACCTGGGTCTCGATCAACCCGGTCAACCACGCCATGGACGCAGCCCGCGCCCTCATGCTGGGCGGCGAGGCCGCCACCGGCGTGTGGTGGACACTGGCGTCGGGCGTGCTGATGCTGGCCGTGTTCGCGCCGCTCGCGGTCGCCGCCTACCGCCGCCGCGCCTGA
- a CDS encoding alpha/beta hydrolase family esterase, translating to MTGRTALTIALAALLAAGCAGAPAPPSPPSSLSPPPPSASGSAPGGQARENGCAAARPLRPGRHTMTHDGLRRTFLLSVPDGEGPHPVLLDLHGLGSSAAEEAAYSRLAVEGPRRGYVVATPQAAEGRMGWTLPGTSGPDDAGFLAALLDRLEQGLCVDRRREFAAGMSYGAAMSAALVCALDGRLAGAAAVGGISVARPCAHPRPATLLAFHGTADRAVPYRGGHPFPDATGTLRALADLVVLPPVERAVDDWARAFGCTGRTASRPAAGVRLRAWTSCPGRTALALYTVDGGGHTWPGAVQVARLGVTSRALDATALILDAFDRAPAR from the coding sequence TTGACCGGGAGGACGGCGTTGACGATCGCGCTGGCGGCGCTGCTGGCCGCCGGCTGCGCGGGCGCGCCCGCTCCCCCGTCTCCCCCGTCTTCCCTGTCTCCCCCGCCTCCGTCGGCGAGCGGGTCCGCGCCGGGCGGGCAGGCGCGGGAGAACGGGTGCGCCGCCGCCCGCCCGCTGCGGCCCGGCCGGCACACGATGACGCACGACGGCCTGCGCAGGACGTTCCTGCTGTCCGTCCCCGACGGCGAGGGCCCGCACCCGGTGCTGCTGGACCTGCACGGTCTCGGCTCCAGCGCGGCCGAGGAGGCCGCCTACAGCCGCCTGGCCGTGGAGGGGCCGCGCCGCGGCTACGTCGTGGCCACCCCGCAGGCCGCCGAGGGCCGGATGGGCTGGACGCTGCCCGGCACGTCGGGCCCGGACGACGCCGGCTTCCTCGCCGCCCTGCTCGACCGGCTGGAGCAGGGCCTGTGCGTGGACCGGCGGCGCGAGTTCGCGGCCGGCATGTCGTACGGGGCCGCCATGTCCGCCGCGCTGGTCTGCGCCCTGGACGGCCGGCTGGCGGGCGCGGCGGCCGTGGGCGGCATCAGCGTCGCCCGGCCCTGCGCGCACCCGCGCCCGGCCACGCTGCTCGCCTTCCACGGCACGGCCGACCGCGCGGTCCCGTACCGGGGCGGGCACCCGTTCCCCGACGCCACCGGCACCCTGCGCGCCCTGGCCGACCTGGTGGTGCTGCCGCCGGTGGAGCGGGCCGTGGACGACTGGGCGCGGGCGTTCGGCTGCACCGGCCGCACCGCCTCCCGTCCCGCCGCCGGGGTGCGGCTGCGGGCCTGGACGTCGTGCCCGGGGAGGACGGCGCTGGCGCTGTACACGGTGGACGGGGGCGGCCACACCTGGCCGGGCGCCGTCCAGGTGGCCCGGCTGGGCGTCACCTCCCGCGCCCTGGACGCCACCGCGCTCATCCTCGACGCCTTCGACCGCGCTCCCGCCCGCTGA
- a CDS encoding serine hydrolase domain-containing protein, giving the protein MTQVGHVTARALLRRLAVEQAECRVPSLTAAIVRDGRTAWFGGRGRVGDGPPTPATQYRLGSITKSMVAVVVMRLRDEGALDLNDRLDAHLPGAPHGQLTVAQLLSHTAGLSAEPPTDWWERTPGVPVDDLLGRLGPGEAKHRPGRRFHYSNVGFALLGELVARLRGGTWWEAVRGEVLAPLGMDATTPRPRAPHATGYAVHPWADVVLAEPEHDAAAMGPAGQLWSTPHDLARWAAFLCGDTGGVLCPDTLAEMREPAGVDDGDAWTGGYGLGLQLARAGGRRLAGHTGSMPGFLATVWADPAESVGVLFMANTTSGLSGRLLTDLLDLLDEHEPRLPDEWHPVAADPDLLALTGLWHWGPKPYALRLLPERGLSLEPLNGGGRASRFVPQDDGTWLGLDGYYAGETLRVSPGHLDLNTFVFTREPYDPAAPVPGGVAGWHG; this is encoded by the coding sequence ATGACTCAGGTGGGACACGTGACGGCCCGCGCCCTGCTGCGCCGGCTCGCCGTCGAACAGGCCGAATGCAGGGTGCCCTCGCTCACGGCGGCGATCGTCCGCGACGGGCGGACGGCGTGGTTCGGCGGGCGCGGCCGGGTCGGCGACGGGCCGCCGACCCCCGCCACGCAGTACCGGCTCGGCTCGATCACCAAGTCGATGGTGGCGGTGGTGGTGATGCGGCTGCGCGACGAGGGCGCGCTCGACCTCAACGACCGCCTGGACGCCCACCTGCCCGGCGCGCCGCACGGGCAGCTCACCGTCGCCCAGTTGTTGTCGCACACCGCGGGGCTGAGCGCCGAGCCGCCCACGGACTGGTGGGAGCGCACCCCGGGCGTGCCGGTGGACGACCTGCTCGGGCGGCTCGGGCCCGGGGAGGCCAAGCACCGTCCCGGCCGGCGTTTCCACTACTCCAACGTCGGCTTCGCGCTGCTCGGCGAGCTGGTCGCCCGGCTGCGCGGCGGCACGTGGTGGGAGGCGGTGCGCGGCGAGGTGCTGGCGCCGCTCGGCATGGACGCCACCACGCCGCGGCCCCGCGCCCCGCACGCCACCGGCTACGCCGTGCACCCCTGGGCGGACGTGGTGCTGGCCGAGCCCGAGCACGACGCCGCCGCGATGGGGCCGGCCGGGCAGCTCTGGTCCACGCCGCACGACCTGGCCAGGTGGGCGGCGTTCCTGTGCGGCGACACCGGCGGCGTGCTGTGCCCGGACACCCTGGCCGAGATGCGCGAGCCGGCCGGCGTGGACGACGGCGACGCCTGGACCGGCGGCTACGGCCTCGGCCTGCAGCTCGCCCGCGCCGGCGGGCGGCGCCTGGCCGGGCACACCGGGTCGATGCCGGGCTTCCTCGCCACCGTGTGGGCGGACCCCGCCGAGAGCGTGGGAGTGCTGTTCATGGCCAACACCACGAGCGGGCTGAGCGGGCGGCTGCTCACGGACCTGCTCGACCTCCTGGACGAGCACGAGCCGCGGCTGCCCGACGAGTGGCACCCCGTCGCGGCCGACCCGGACCTGCTGGCGCTGACCGGCCTGTGGCACTGGGGCCCGAAGCCGTACGCGCTGCGGCTGCTGCCGGAGCGGGGCCTGTCGCTGGAGCCGCTGAACGGGGGCGGGCGGGCCTCGCGGTTCGTGCCGCAGGACGACGGGACGTGGCTGGGCCTGGACGGCTACTACGCGGGCGAGACGTTGCGCGTCTCCCCCGGCCACCTGGACCTCAACACGTTCGTCTTCACCCGCGAGCCGTACGACCCGGCCGCGCCGGTCCCCGGCGGCGTCGCCGGGTGGCACGGCTGA
- a CDS encoding SCO6745 family protein: MSETSRLARRMWHQLEPLHAVLYFSPQAFEAAAALGYDVESRWPSYFAYRTAPLGPIGTRLATATYYSFSPAAIAGQVPAVWAVATPGQVLDARLTAVDRTYQSLADQEWLSGPEVREAAELARRAAEGAGVEGRPFAAANLDLPWPEEPHLALWQAATVLREHRGDGHLAALQAAELDGCEALVSFAAIGAAPVEAFEGRGWSEQEWAAARDRLAARGLVDAAGQATERGRALRDQVERMTDDLAAGPWRLLGQDRADRLARLGAPLLGAVFEAGLLPMTSTLGIATVKAPD; the protein is encoded by the coding sequence ATGAGCGAGACGTCCCGGCTGGCCCGCCGCATGTGGCACCAGCTTGAGCCCCTGCACGCGGTCCTGTACTTCTCCCCCCAGGCGTTCGAGGCGGCCGCCGCCCTCGGGTACGACGTGGAGTCGCGCTGGCCGAGCTACTTCGCCTACCGCACGGCCCCGCTCGGCCCGATCGGCACCCGCCTGGCGACGGCGACGTACTACAGCTTCAGCCCGGCGGCGATCGCCGGGCAGGTGCCCGCCGTATGGGCGGTCGCCACCCCCGGGCAGGTGCTGGACGCGCGGCTGACGGCCGTGGACCGCACGTACCAGAGCCTGGCCGATCAGGAGTGGCTGAGCGGGCCGGAGGTGCGGGAGGCGGCCGAGCTGGCCCGCCGGGCGGCCGAGGGCGCGGGCGTGGAGGGGCGCCCGTTCGCCGCCGCCAACCTGGACCTGCCCTGGCCGGAGGAGCCGCACCTGGCGCTGTGGCAGGCGGCGACCGTGCTGCGCGAGCACCGCGGCGACGGCCACCTCGCGGCCCTGCAGGCCGCGGAGCTGGACGGCTGCGAGGCGCTGGTGTCGTTCGCGGCGATCGGGGCCGCGCCGGTGGAGGCGTTCGAGGGCCGCGGCTGGAGCGAGCAGGAGTGGGCCGCCGCCCGCGACCGCCTGGCCGCGCGAGGGCTGGTGGACGCCGCCGGCCAGGCCACCGAGCGCGGCCGGGCCCTGCGCGACCAGGTCGAGCGGATGACCGACGACCTGGCGGCCGGGCCGTGGCGGCTGCTCGGGCAGGACCGCGCCGACCGGCTGGCCCGGCTCGGCGCGCCACTCCTCGGCGCGGTCTTCGAGGCGGGCCTGCTGCCGATGACCAGCACGCTCGGCATCGCCACCGTCAAGGCCCCCGACTGA
- a CDS encoding ATP-binding cassette domain-containing protein, translating to MNAFEAEGLVKRFGRTTALDGISLSAPPGTVLGVLGPNGAGKTTAVRVLATLLRPDAGRAAVGGLDVVRHPARVRRLIGLTGQYASVDEDLTGAENLVLVGRLLDLTAREAKARAAALLADFGLAEAAGRRAGTYSGGMRRRLDLAASLVGRPDVIFLDEPTTGLDPAKREDVWAIVRRLVADGVTILLTTQYLEEADALADAISVVDHGRVIAHGTAAELKRVVGGQTVLVRPADPSRLAEAAAIAEAVAGRPAESPGRDVVTVPVPGDAAFTEIVRRLDAAGVAVTELSLRLPSLDEVFFTLTGHRADEQPEQRRDEQEDAA from the coding sequence ATGAACGCCTTCGAAGCCGAGGGCCTGGTCAAACGCTTCGGCAGGACCACGGCCCTCGACGGCATCTCCTTGTCCGCCCCGCCCGGCACCGTCCTCGGCGTCCTCGGACCCAACGGCGCCGGCAAGACCACGGCCGTGCGCGTGCTGGCCACGCTGCTGCGTCCCGACGCCGGCCGGGCGGCCGTCGGCGGCCTGGACGTCGTCCGCCACCCCGCCCGCGTCCGCCGCCTCATCGGCCTGACCGGCCAGTACGCCTCCGTCGACGAGGACCTGACCGGCGCGGAGAACCTGGTCCTCGTCGGCCGCCTGCTCGACCTGACCGCCCGCGAGGCCAAGGCCCGCGCCGCTGCGCTGCTGGCGGACTTCGGCCTGGCCGAGGCCGCCGGCCGGCGCGCCGGCACCTACTCGGGCGGCATGCGCCGCCGCCTCGACCTGGCCGCGAGCCTCGTCGGCCGCCCCGACGTGATCTTCCTGGACGAGCCCACCACGGGCCTGGACCCGGCCAAGCGGGAGGACGTGTGGGCGATCGTCCGCCGCCTGGTCGCCGACGGGGTCACCATCCTGCTGACCACCCAGTACCTGGAGGAGGCCGACGCCCTGGCCGACGCCATCTCGGTCGTCGACCACGGCCGGGTGATCGCGCACGGCACCGCCGCCGAGCTCAAGCGGGTCGTCGGCGGCCAGACCGTGCTGGTGCGCCCGGCGGACCCGTCCCGGCTGGCCGAGGCGGCGGCGATCGCCGAGGCCGTCGCGGGCCGCCCCGCCGAGTCGCCGGGCCGGGACGTCGTGACCGTGCCGGTGCCCGGCGACGCCGCCTTCACCGAGATCGTCCGCAGGCTGGACGCGGCCGGCGTCGCCGTCACCGAGCTGTCGCTCCGGCTGCCCAGCCTGGACGAGGTGTTCTTCACCCTCACCGGCCACCGCGCCGACGAGCAGCCGGAGCAGCGGCGCGACGAGCAGGAGGACGCGGCATGA
- a CDS encoding rhamnogalacturonan lyase codes for MRLRKAALALAATLSTALPTTLVTSALVTAPAGAAPPTKQMEDLDRGLISVRSGSGNLVSWRLLGTDPDGVSFNLYRGSTRIAAGLTAATNYLDNGAAADASYTVRAVVGGAEQAASPASLRFTGGAYLDVPIQPPSGGTTPDGVAYTYSANDAGVGDLDGDGQYELVLKWDPSNSKDNSQSGYTGNVFVDAYRLNGTRLWRIDLGRNIRAGAHYTQFQVYDYDGDGRAEVAMKTADGTRDGAGTVIGSSGADYRNSSGYVLSGPEYLTMFNGLTGAAMSTVSYDPPRGTVSSWGDSYGNRVDRFLAGTAYLDGERPSLIMARGYYTRSVIAAWDFRNGTLTKRWTFDSNSAGSQYAGQGSHSLSVGDVDGDGRDEIVYGAMAVNDNGTGLWSTRTGHGDAQHLGDFDPARAGLEYFKVSEGTSQPGSLYIDPRTGQILWQTASGSDNGRGVAGDISTVRVASEFWSAADGNLRSVTGNTAGRKPSSVNFLVWWDGDPVRELLDQTRIDKYGTDADTRLLTASGVHSNNGTKATPSLSADLFGDWREEVVWPTTDNRALRVYSTTVPTDRRLYTLMHDPLYRVSVAWQNTAYNQPPHTGFFLGDRMPTPPRPDIYVR; via the coding sequence ATGCGGTTACGCAAGGCCGCCCTCGCCCTGGCCGCCACCCTGTCGACCGCCCTGCCGACCACTCTGGTGACAAGCGCGCTGGTCACCGCCCCCGCCGGCGCCGCCCCGCCGACCAAGCAGATGGAGGACCTCGACCGCGGGCTGATCAGCGTCCGCTCCGGCTCCGGCAACCTCGTCTCCTGGCGGCTGCTCGGCACCGACCCCGACGGCGTCTCCTTCAACCTCTACCGCGGCTCCACCAGGATCGCCGCCGGCCTCACCGCCGCCACGAACTACCTGGACAACGGCGCCGCCGCCGACGCCTCCTACACCGTCAGGGCCGTGGTGGGCGGCGCCGAGCAGGCCGCCTCCCCCGCCTCGCTGCGCTTCACCGGCGGCGCGTACCTGGACGTGCCCATCCAGCCCCCGTCCGGCGGCACCACCCCCGACGGCGTCGCCTACACCTACAGCGCCAACGACGCCGGCGTCGGCGACCTGGACGGCGACGGCCAGTACGAGCTGGTCCTCAAATGGGACCCGTCCAACTCCAAGGACAACTCCCAGTCCGGCTACACCGGCAACGTCTTCGTCGACGCCTACCGGCTCAACGGCACCCGCCTGTGGCGCATCGACCTCGGCCGCAACATCCGGGCCGGCGCGCACTACACCCAGTTCCAGGTCTACGACTACGACGGCGACGGCCGCGCCGAGGTCGCCATGAAGACCGCCGACGGCACCAGGGACGGCGCCGGCACGGTCATCGGCAGCTCCGGCGCCGACTACCGCAACTCCAGCGGCTACGTCCTGTCCGGCCCCGAGTACCTGACCATGTTCAACGGCCTGACCGGCGCCGCCATGTCCACCGTGAGCTACGACCCGCCGCGCGGCACCGTCTCCTCCTGGGGCGACAGCTACGGCAACCGGGTGGACCGCTTCCTGGCCGGCACCGCCTACCTCGACGGCGAGCGCCCGTCGCTGATCATGGCGCGCGGCTACTACACCCGCAGCGTGATCGCCGCCTGGGACTTCCGCAACGGCACGCTCACCAAGCGGTGGACGTTCGACAGCAACTCGGCCGGCTCGCAGTACGCCGGCCAGGGCAGCCACAGCCTGTCCGTCGGCGACGTGGACGGCGACGGCCGCGACGAGATCGTCTACGGCGCGATGGCCGTCAACGACAACGGCACCGGCCTGTGGAGCACCCGCACCGGCCACGGCGACGCCCAGCACCTCGGCGACTTCGACCCGGCGCGGGCGGGCCTCGAGTACTTCAAGGTCAGCGAGGGCACGAGCCAGCCCGGCTCGTTGTACATCGACCCGCGCACCGGCCAGATCCTGTGGCAGACGGCCTCCGGCTCCGACAACGGGCGCGGCGTGGCGGGCGACATCTCGACCGTCCGGGTCGCCTCGGAGTTCTGGTCCGCCGCCGACGGCAACCTGCGCAGCGTCACCGGCAACACCGCCGGGCGCAAGCCGTCCTCGGTCAACTTCCTCGTCTGGTGGGACGGCGACCCGGTGCGCGAGCTGCTCGACCAGACCCGCATCGACAAGTACGGCACGGACGCCGACACCCGCCTGCTGACCGCCTCGGGCGTGCACTCCAACAACGGCACCAAGGCCACCCCGTCGCTGTCGGCCGACCTGTTCGGCGACTGGCGCGAGGAGGTCGTCTGGCCCACCACCGACAACCGCGCGCTGCGCGTCTACTCCACCACCGTCCCGACCGACCGCCGCCTCTACACCCTCATGCACGACCCGCTGTACCGGGTGTCGGTCGCCTGGCAGAACACCGCCTACAACCAGCCGCCGCACACCGGCTTCTTCCTCGGCGACCGCATGCCCACGCCGCCGCGCCCCGACATCTACGTCCGCTGA
- a CDS encoding BTAD domain-containing putative transcriptional regulator gives MRVGILGPVEVESRAVGGARLRLLVARLALAAGRPVTAEELTGCLWPEEPPADPGNALQSLVSRLRRALPGAGALASVPGGYRLDAATDAGAFERLTAEARRLADPAGRARLLGEALALWRGPALGEVAGHPSLVGHAVRLEEARLAAVEDRAEALLDSHAGGLDDVLAGLAGELGGQAARHPLRERLHALRVRALHAAGRRAEALAAYEECRRALAAELGADPGPELREAHLAVLRAEPPRPRRTNLRAPLTSFVGRDAELARVRDRLRAGRLVTLVGPGGAGKTRLATTAAAALLPEHTAVWLVELAAVTDPGDVPQAVLSVLGDQLPAGRPAGPAGTVETLAEVLAPGRVLLVLDNCEHVVEAAARLAEELLGRCPRLKVLATGREPLNILGEALSPVPPLPPEPAVRLLADRAAAVEPGLVLDPEVAAEICRRLDGLPLAIELAAARLRALTPRELADRLDDRFLLLTGGSRTALPRHQTLRAVVAWSWDLLDDGERALAEQLAVFAGGFGLAAAERAGGTLDQLAALVGKSLVQPAGHGRYRMLETIREYGLERLSSAGRLAEARARHAAYYRDLAEEAEPHLRGQEQLAWIDRLLAEHDNVLAALHHAADTGDAATALRLAAAMGTFWVIRGFGVESMAWLERALAMPGRAPDEARLIATAVYLINGALAGGHTRIESALRELRRAAAAVDPLTEHPVLAMLQPALALFTDDSALGMKVVERRLGHPDPWTRGMLYVVRAALKENDGDMAGSRDDLLAGCAQLRLAGERWGLSMALTSLAETHAVFGAFEAALAAMDEAMTLLRELNPEAGLLHQQGWKALIRIRMGDVERARAELRAMLEPGGDPPDRDVAFAHLGLGDLARLEGDLAGAERSYERAAELLEATYAVAPQFRALVEAGRAHLAMERGTPEAAAGHLVAAVELTLQARDMPVLARVAVAAAGLRDALGEPERAATLAGAAERLRGAPDVGNPDVVRLVSRLRESLGEAGYAAAFARGHALPPAEALSLVRAATTPEPTPRG, from the coding sequence GTGCGCGTCGGGATCCTGGGGCCGGTAGAGGTCGAGTCGAGAGCCGTCGGCGGCGCCCGGCTGCGCCTGCTCGTGGCGCGGCTGGCCCTGGCCGCCGGGCGCCCGGTCACCGCCGAGGAGCTGACCGGCTGCCTGTGGCCGGAGGAGCCGCCCGCCGACCCGGGCAACGCGCTGCAGTCGCTGGTCTCGCGCCTGCGGCGGGCGCTGCCCGGCGCCGGGGCCCTGGCGTCGGTGCCCGGCGGCTACCGGCTGGACGCCGCGACCGACGCCGGGGCGTTCGAACGGCTCACCGCCGAGGCGCGCCGCCTCGCCGACCCGGCCGGGCGGGCGCGGCTGCTGGGCGAGGCGCTGGCGCTGTGGCGGGGGCCGGCCCTGGGCGAGGTGGCCGGGCACCCGTCCCTCGTGGGTCACGCCGTCCGGCTGGAGGAGGCCCGGCTGGCGGCCGTCGAGGACCGCGCCGAAGCGCTCCTCGACAGCCACGCGGGAGGGCTGGACGACGTCCTCGCCGGGCTGGCCGGCGAGCTGGGCGGGCAGGCCGCCCGGCACCCCCTGCGCGAGCGCCTGCACGCCCTGCGGGTCCGGGCCCTGCACGCGGCCGGCCGCCGCGCCGAGGCGCTGGCGGCGTACGAGGAGTGCCGCCGCGCCCTGGCCGCCGAGCTGGGCGCCGATCCAGGCCCCGAGCTGCGCGAGGCCCACCTGGCGGTGCTGCGGGCCGAGCCGCCCCGCCCGCGGCGCACCAACCTGCGCGCCCCGCTGACCAGCTTCGTCGGCCGCGACGCCGAGCTGGCCCGGGTCCGCGACCGGCTGCGCGCCGGCCGCCTGGTCACGCTGGTCGGGCCCGGCGGCGCGGGCAAGACCCGGCTGGCGACCACGGCCGCCGCGGCGCTGCTGCCGGAGCACACGGCGGTGTGGCTGGTGGAGCTGGCCGCGGTCACCGACCCGGGCGACGTGCCGCAGGCGGTGCTGTCCGTGCTCGGCGACCAACTGCCCGCGGGCCGCCCGGCGGGCCCGGCCGGCACGGTGGAGACGCTGGCCGAGGTGCTGGCGCCCGGCCGTGTCCTGCTGGTGCTGGACAACTGCGAGCACGTCGTCGAGGCCGCCGCCCGGCTGGCCGAGGAGCTGCTGGGCCGCTGCCCGCGGCTGAAGGTGCTGGCCACCGGCCGCGAGCCGCTCAACATCCTCGGCGAGGCGCTGAGCCCCGTCCCGCCGCTGCCGCCGGAGCCCGCCGTGCGGCTGCTGGCCGACCGCGCCGCCGCCGTCGAGCCCGGCCTCGTCCTCGATCCGGAGGTCGCCGCCGAGATCTGCCGCCGCCTGGACGGCCTGCCGCTCGCCATCGAGCTGGCCGCGGCGCGGCTGCGCGCCCTGACCCCGCGCGAGCTGGCCGACCGGCTGGACGACCGTTTCCTGCTGCTGACCGGCGGCAGCCGCACCGCGCTGCCCCGCCACCAGACGCTGCGCGCCGTCGTCGCCTGGAGCTGGGACCTGCTCGACGACGGCGAGCGCGCCCTGGCCGAGCAGCTGGCCGTCTTCGCGGGCGGCTTCGGGCTGGCCGCCGCCGAGCGCGCCGGCGGCACGCTCGACCAGCTCGCCGCCCTGGTCGGCAAGTCCCTCGTGCAGCCGGCCGGGCACGGCCGCTACCGCATGCTGGAGACGATCAGGGAGTACGGGCTGGAGCGGCTGTCGTCGGCCGGCCGCCTGGCCGAGGCGCGGGCCCGGCACGCCGCCTACTACCGTGACCTGGCCGAGGAGGCCGAGCCGCATCTGCGCGGTCAGGAGCAGCTCGCCTGGATCGACCGGCTGCTGGCCGAGCACGACAACGTCCTGGCCGCCCTGCACCACGCCGCCGACACCGGCGACGCCGCGACCGCGCTGCGGCTGGCCGCCGCGATGGGCACGTTCTGGGTGATCCGCGGCTTCGGCGTCGAGTCGATGGCCTGGCTGGAACGCGCGCTCGCCATGCCGGGCCGGGCCCCGGACGAGGCCCGCCTGATCGCCACCGCCGTCTACCTGATCAACGGGGCGCTGGCCGGCGGGCACACCAGGATCGAGTCCGCGCTGCGGGAGCTGCGCCGCGCCGCCGCCGCGGTGGACCCGCTGACCGAGCACCCGGTGCTGGCGATGTTGCAGCCGGCGCTGGCCCTGTTCACCGACGACTCGGCGCTCGGCATGAAAGTGGTCGAGCGGCGGCTCGGCCATCCCGACCCGTGGACGCGCGGCATGCTGTACGTGGTGCGGGCCGCGCTGAAGGAGAACGACGGCGACATGGCGGGCTCGCGCGACGACCTGCTGGCCGGGTGCGCGCAGCTCCGGCTGGCCGGCGAGCGGTGGGGGCTGTCGATGGCGCTGACGTCGCTGGCCGAGACGCACGCGGTGTTCGGCGCGTTCGAGGCGGCGCTCGCGGCCATGGACGAGGCCATGACGCTGCTGCGGGAGCTGAACCCGGAGGCCGGCCTGCTGCACCAGCAGGGCTGGAAGGCGCTGATCCGGATCCGGATGGGCGACGTGGAGCGGGCGCGGGCCGAGCTGCGCGCGATGCTGGAGCCCGGCGGCGACCCGCCGGACCGCGACGTGGCCTTCGCCCATCTCGGGCTGGGCGACCTGGCCCGGCTGGAGGGCGACCTGGCGGGGGCGGAGCGGTCGTACGAGCGGGCCGCGGAGCTGCTGGAGGCGACGTACGCGGTCGCGCCGCAGTTCCGGGCCCTGGTCGAGGCCGGCCGGGCGCACCTGGCGATGGAGCGGGGGACGCCGGAGGCGGCGGCGGGGCACCTGGTGGCGGCGGTGGAGCTGACGTTGCAGGCCAGGGACATGCCGGTGCTGGCCAGGGTCGCCGTCGCCGCGGCCGGGCTGCGGGACGCGCTGGGCGAGCCGGAGCGGGCGGCGACGCTGGCGGGCGCGGCGGAGCGGCTGCGCGGCGCGCCCGACGTGGGCAACCCGGACGTGGTGCGGCTGGTGTCGCGGCTGCGCGAGAGCCTGGGCGAGGCCGGGTACGCCGCCGCCTTCGCCCGCGGGCACGCGTTGCCGCCGGCCGAGGCGCTGTCCCTGGTCCGCGCCGCGACGACCCCCGAGCCCACCCCGAGGGGCTGA